The DNA sequence tcaataccgattcctttcttctctcattccaattgtctccgattcatgattattttccattccaagtaagtaaacgtgccataatatcgcctaatcccttattttattaaaaaaaatgtgaTAGTTTTAAAAACTTAGGTATAGAAATTTAGAGTGAGCCTTAAGTttggtactgtttgtattttttttcccttttcacAAAATTTCCTAATGCCATTTGTGAGCTTCTAGTTCATTCAATCAGTGACTGCTATCTGTCTTGTGCTATaagcatcattttttttttttgagtggaagacgACAATAGAACCAACACATACAAACACAATAGACGATAATAGATCATAGTTTGTTGAGAGGTGAATAAAGTTTGTAGATATTAATTGAAGATAGAAAGCTATATTAGATCAAAGACTAGAATAGATCAATCCAGATTACATTTGTTGTGGAATCAGTCACATCCAACAACAtgcaaaaaatttattttattgagCTCTTACCATTCTGGTGACCGGTGACGTCAGTTTAATCTCTTGGACTTTCTATTTGGGTCACCCAATACGTCACCACCTCTTCGACATTTCTATTTTTCTCACCAAGTACGTCACCCCCGCCCATCTCCTCCCTCTATATATACCATTTAACTCCATTGAAGGTAGCTCACACTTCCATATCTGTCTGTCTCTCACATTTTACTACTCGAACTGCATTAAGCTTCAACACCAAAACCATCAGTAAGAATCtgcaacaaagaaaatggtgatGTCTCACGAGCAAGAACACCCCAAGAAGGCATTTGGATGGGCTGCAAGAGATTCATCTGGTGTTCTCTCCCCCTTCCGTTTCTCCAGAAGGTACATTGTCAACTAGTATAACACTCCTCTATTCTACCTCGTCAGATTACACCACAGTGTTTGTTTTATATTAATTTCTAAAGTTGAAACGATTTGATTGCAGGGAAACCGGAGAGAAAGACGTGACGTTCAAAGTGTTGTACTGTGGGATTTGCCATTCGGACCTTCACAATGTCAAGAATGAATGGGGCTCCTCTACCTATCCTCTGGTTCCCGGCGGGTACGATACTTTTTCAGTTTTTCCAGGAGACTCTTGACTAGTTATACACTTATACTAGTAGGAAAATTATTTAGTACATAGTAGTATCtcatacacatatttacaaatgtgacaacaaatttgttgtcagagtggtaatgttgagtcatattttgtgtaatcttagttctaataatggtaattacacttcttacgacattgttacaagcttttgaacaaatttgttgtcaatattgtaaattttgtttaactatatgtaaatagtgtaaatgaatatgataacttttgttctcaatgttgtaattttgattcaaataattgtaattttttgttcgaatagatgtaaaatgagtgtatgGGATACTGGTATGTAAGTCTCATACTAGTAAAGGCCGGTGTTTACATTTTATTGCTTGAATTATGAGACCTCTTCAGTAATCTAATACGAACACAATTCGGGAATGCAGCCATGAGATTGTTGGTGAAGTAACGGAAGTAGGGAGCAatgtaaaaaaattcaaagttggagacaaagtcGGTGTTGGATGCTTAGTGGGAGCTTACCAATCTTGTGATAGTTGTACCGACCACCTTGAGAACTACTGCCCCAAACAAATACTCACGTACGGTGCCAAGTACTACGACGGAACCACCACCTATGGAGGTTACTCTGACATTATGGTGGCCGATGAACACTTCATAGTTCGCATCCCAAACAACCTACCGCTTGATAGTGCTGCTCCACTCCTATGTGCCGGGATTACAACCTACAGCCCCTTGAGATATTATGGACTAGACAAGCCCGGAATGCATGTGGGTGTGGTTGGCCTAGGCGGCTTAGGCCACGTCGCGGTGAAGTTTGCCAAGGCTATGGGGGTGAAGGTGACAGTGATCAGTACTTCCCCTAAGAAAGAGGAGGAGGCTATTAAACACCTTGGAGCTGACTCGTTTTTGGTTAGTCGTGACCAAGATCAAATGTAGGTAATGTTACTGCTTTTACGACTTTTAAGTGGATTAAACAATGAGCAAgttacttaatttttttttcattgattaATTTATAGGCTGCCATTGGTACCATGGATGGGATCATTGACACAGTTTCTGCACAACATCCTCTCTTGCCTTTGATTGGTTTGTTGAAGTCTCATGGAAAGCTTGTTATGGTTGGTGCACCAGAAAAGCCTCTTGAGCTTCCGGTTTTTCCTTTACTCATGGGTAAGCATGTAACTATAGGAGTAGTTGGCTTTATCTGTTATCTTTCGCAGTGTAGGGTTATTAATGTTCGACTTAACAGGAAGGAAGATGGTAGCTGGTAGCCTCATTGGAGGTATGAAGGAGACACAGGAGATGATCGATTTTGCGGCCAAGCACAACATAACAACAGAGATCGAGGTTATCCCAATTGACTACTTGAACAATGCCATGGAGCGCCTTGCCAAAGCAGAAGTCAGATACCGTTTTGTCATTGACATTGGAAACACACTAAAGGCCAGCCCTTAAATTCTGCAACCCAGACTGTTATCGATGTAGAAACAAGAACAGAAGTCGAGACTGATTCGGGGTCATAATCAGTGTTGTTCTTTCTCCAGAGCATTTTTTGTTGTTCGCTACGTACATTAAttcattcattcttcttcttttagacTCATCCTCATCACATATAAGCAGAATGTAATGTGATGATTTGAAATAAACGATTACATGAATAATGTTACTGCCTTCTGTGATAATTTGAAATAAATGAATACATGAATAATGTCACTGCCTTGTTTTGTAATGTTGTTTTCTAATATAATCACTTCAAATTGTTTTGCTTTATCTCTAATCCCGACTGCCAATGCAAattcatcaaaaaccaaaattaagAACTGAAAGCTAGTATTTGGTACAAAACACATGAAGTTATCAGCAATGACGGCTGAGTTTGAGATTTAACTCTAAAGGCTGATTTTATGTCAGGAACTAAAATTCAGGAGATTCAGTTTTAGAGGACCCAGAACAACTACCAGAAGTGCCATATGAACTCCCACTAGAACCATCGATAGGGGTCTGGTTTAGATCGAcattctaaaaccaaaaacctccACATGGAGTTTTTACTGAATACACCAACTTATCATGCACATGCGGTGCACCAGATGGAGAATTAGATGAGGTGGCATGCTTCTATTGGTCCTACATATGTGCATCTATCAGAAAATTCAGAGGCAAACATACTTCAACTTGGATAAGGAAAACTAGAGCATCTCTAATGGCtttatttttttgctttggtcaaatttgaatttgacatatgacatgGCAAATTTGATATAGCAACATTTTAACTAATTTTAGCTCCAATggagatgtcaaatttgaatattactttaacatataaaattctattcatgttgcttttttttttttttttatcttgtaaATCAAatatcatacaatgaatggttcCATTAAGAGATGCAATTGAGATTATGAGAATTTGAGATATGGGAATACATCgcaagaaacaaaaaacatatAGTACTTCACTGGAAACCAACAAACTGATACAAACTAAAAAAACTATAAGGCTTTCTTGACCTCCACACAGACTTATGTTGCATATTACAAGAGCAACTAGTCTTCATTCTCACTAAGGAAGATATtgcagaaaaaagaataaaaacctTTGCTGCAAATCTGGTAGGTGGTCAACTCGTCTGCATTTAACTCATGTGCAGCTTGGTGAGGCATTTAACTCATCTGCATAAAAGATACAAGCTACAAATAAAAGATCTACCTAAATTTATAGAAAAACATGATCAGCAGACCTCATAAAACTGTCATAGCCAAACTCTATGAGCGGAAGGCATCGATCAAAGAGACATACCCTTGTCTTTGGAGATAAACGTTCCATAAGAGCTGATGCAGCATTTCGCGCATTATTCTCCTCTATGAAACTAATTGTTGAATTGATTATTAATAGGACAATAATCCCAACAAAGTCTTGCCAGTCAGGACCCTCACCCTGGAATATCATTTTATTCCAGAATAAGTTACACATCATATTTAATTTGACCTGAATTGGAAGTGCATAGCTAGTTTAAGACTACTTACTCCCCCATTAGCAAGGACAAGTGCCATAACTGCTGCAGCTTCCATAACCCATGACAAGGGGTTCCACATAAAGCTAAGaaacttcaaaattttgttCACCTGCAAAAAAGTACGGGATTTTAAAAATGTTAATTAGGAATACACTTTAATATAAACTTAATGACCAATCAACATGCATGCTAGAACCGCAAGTTTGTTTTCATTTGGGACAAAGTCCTGCTATATGGTACCAAGGAATTTTCACGATCAATTCACTGTCAATTCAAAAAGAACCTAAAATATGGATAACCTATTTGAAGACAGTATACTGTATTTTCTGGTTCCTCTAGAAAGCTAGTTCTTTTCAATTGTCGCTTAATCATAATTGTTGTACTTAAGCAGGTTTTGATAGGTAAATAAAACTACGTCTCAAATAAAACCATCATTTGAATATTAGCCCATTAGAGAACCACTAAAACTCAAAAGCCTGAATGATTAGGAAATAAGACAGCAAAGTACATCAACCTAATCACTTCTCAACACAGGTAGCCTCTTCTACTCATTCAGAGGTGGAAAGATGCTGACAAAATAACACATATACATGCAGCCCCACCGCACAACCTTGAAATAGTGGAGATGAAGACTATAATTTTCAAACGAACTCCTTGAAAGAAACTCTAATGAGCAAATTCATGAGGAACCTTGTCTTTGACTTTTTGAATTTTCTCATTTGTATATTCTTGGTTCTGGATTACTGCTAGTCTAAAAGAATGCTAAATTCCCACCCTGGAGAAACTTGTCCACCAATTTTCAAGTCTAAAGTAGTACTCAATAACCAAGCTCTTAACTCGGTCAATCTAAGTTTAAGTTGCAATTGACTTTTCTACTTTCTGCAAACACTAGAAATGAATAGAAAGCATATTTCAAAACTGAGGTTCTTACTGTCTTCTCTTCAAGTTTGTTATAGCCAAATCGATGCCATCTCTATTGAAATTCTCAGGATCCAACAACGGTGTGTCCAGATCTTCAGCCATGATTCAAGCTTCCAATCCTATATTCAAGAAATCAATCAAATGCTTCCCATTAACATCAGGCAAGTATCAGTTCCACAGTGGAAGTAGGTACAGAATCCACattatgaataaaaaaaatcactaaTCATAAAATCCTTAACATTTCAAAATTCACAACCCACATGCAGCGTAAGTAATCATAAATCCACTCAATCATCCCATCCCGGGTTTCCCTCAAGTAATCATATTAACTCATCTGCAGAAAAGATATAAGCTACAAATAAAagttttcttaaatttttaaCCCCTTTTTTCTTCCCTAAATTTTCTTAAATGTTTCCAGTCAGTTAAGAAGTTGGTTTTCAATATTTTTGTAATAAGTTGGAATTCTAAGCACCAGATGAAAACAGATGCTAACTAATCAAGTGTAACTGAAATCAAAACTAATTTGGCAGATTTTAAGCCTTCTCAATGCACACACGACCAACAAATATTAGAAAAATCTCAAATAGCAAGATTTAAGTCCTCACCTGAGTGTGTGTGGGAAGATGCTGTTTGCTCTGAAAGCAGCTTAGACTTTGAGAAATAAGATCCTCTTTCTGCACCAAGCTTCTAGGCTCCACAACTGCAACCCCAGAACTTTGAAGGAGGTACAATAAAAGTCATATTCAAACCAGACAGTAAAGTGTTTGAATCCACGAGATTCAAATCCAAGTTTCTAATTCCATCAAATTCAATATCATCATGCAAGAAAAGGAAGGACCATAATCATGCAGCTCACTGCATTCTCACATAAATCCAACAATTCCGagtcatgaattccaccaagatCAAAAATTAATGAGCACCCAACTGATCAATTTCACTTTGGAACAGAAATTCCTAACCGAGACAGATTCTTACGCAATTGAGATTAAATCATGGTTTATAACCAAAACGCCTAAACAGAGCGTCTGAAAGTAGAGTAATTTATACACGAAATAGTAGAAGAGAAAGCAAGATTGgacccagaaaagaaagaaattgattgAGAGAGAAATTTAGAATCAACCATGATTGAAGGGAAGAGAGGCATCACCTTAGCTCATTGGAACCGGGGTTTCAAAAGCCTGAGTTCTGGGtaagatgaaggaagaaagacCGGGAAAGGAGAAAGAGAGACGCACTGAGGCAGTgagaaacaattaaaaaaataaatagaaaattacacacaagtgatcttttgaaactttaattagtcataaggccacttaatttttcttgtacacataaggccacttatGTTTACAAATTATTTCATtcttgacaattttaccctccacTTAAGAAACCAAATTCTACTTACATCGAtcccaaatctctctctctcttacccGATCACAGTCCCTCTCTCCTCGACCACAAATACTCACGTCTTTGGTCTCCACCTCCGCCTCCGATTCCGGCGACCACCGGCATGGCGCACTCTCTCTCCTCGATCACAGATCTTCACGGCGCCTGCACGGTACTTACATCGAtcccaaatctctctctctctctacccaatcacagtctctctctcctcgaccaTAGATATTCACGTCTTTGGTCTCTGCCTCCGCCTCCGATTCCTGCGACCACTGGCAtggcgctctctctctctcctcgatcaCATATCACTTCTTGGTCTCCACTTGCAATTTCGTAGTTCACCGACACGGTGCTTtctctctcacactctctcCTCGATCACAGATCTTCACGGCGCCGGCATGATGGTTCACCGAGAAAATGGTGAATGCGATGCTCCGATCTGGTGCGCTCTGAACGGCCCTGCGCGGTGGCTCTCAGTCCTCTGCTCCGCCCAAGCGACCCTTCTCCTCCACCGCCGGCCACAACCATGCTTGTAATttccaatctctctctctctctctctctctctctaatagtCACAGCTTCACGCGCACATATACATGCTCATTTGAATTTGATATTGGGCGAGTTTGATGTTATTTGTGTTTTGGAATTTTGTGAATCTCAGTTAAATTTTCGTCTGGAGCTACGATGCATATTAGGGTTTTCTCTCCAATTTGTTTGATATGCATAGAGTGAGAATGTTGGATAATTATAATTAAATTTAGGGATCCTATTGATACATTGATTGGAAGTCTAGACTATGATAGAATTGAAAACTCTTTTCTCTGTTTACTGCATTATTTGAATTGATTCTGTTCTACTGTGATCATTAGGATAGAGATGCtttttatagttactaacttatTTGCTAATTGTGATGAATGATTTTCTTGTCAAATGACTACTGCAATTGCCATCGGTTGTTGTTAAGCCAAACTGGAATCCCAGAGGCAAGCCTTGTTCAAGCAAAGTTAGATCGAGTTTTGGGAGAAAAtgtgtttattttgtttttaaattagcAAATTGTGTTGAATAAGGAGCAGATGAGGATAGTGAAGGAGGCATTGCACTTGTCTATGGTTCCCTCTAGTGTTGCGTGTCGCGAAGTGGACCAGAAGAGGGTTTTGGAGTTCTGCAAGTCATGCATAGAGCAAGAGAAGGCTCATGGATACAGTTTTTGTATTACAATTTGGTAATTCCTATGGATTTTACAGCTTACTCTAGTGAATGATGCTCATGGATACAAGTTATGTTGATGGATTATGATATGTGCAATACATGCAAGGTTAAGCATTGCAAGCCTTCGACATTGTAAATTTATAGTTGTTTTAATGTttcatagtagtttttgtgttgGTTGGTAATAGCTTTTTCAgtcagtgatagtagctttgttAGTCTCTGATAGTAGTTTTTTCAATCTTGTGAATAGATTTTGTTTTGCGTGGTACTAGTTTTTGGTGTTGCTGTGAGTAGCTTTTAGTGATGATTAAattagcttttggtgttggtgagagtagcttttttgatattggtgatagtgttttttgttgctggtgacagtagcttttgtttatggtgacagtagtttttgttgctgatgagagtaacttttgtttctgatgttggtgacagtagttttttattgttggtgagagtagcgtTTAGTGTTGCTGAGAGTaatttttgttgctagtgacagtaacttttgatgctggtgacagtaacttttgtgacCTCGTCGAGAACTCatcacagtagcttttgttgctggtgacagtaatatttgttgtttgtgggagtagcttttagtgttagtgacagtagcttttgtgacctcacatAAGATTGTCGGAaatttcatcagagtagcttttgtgacctcacatAAGATCACCGGAAATTTcatcatagtagcttttgttgctagtgacagtagcttttgtgatctCGCCGGAAATTTTATCAGAGTAGGTTTTGTTGCtagcgacagtagcttttgttgctggtgacagtagcttttgtggtcgccggagttcGCCGGAAGTTGGGCAGAGGTCGGCCGGAGACTCGCCGGAGGTTGGCCGAAGACCGGCCGGAGTTGACTgaagacctcgccggagaggagagagagaatgaatgttgattttgtactctagtggcatttatgtaaatatattggttttcaatatccaaaatataacacattttttaatctaatggccttatgaaggaaaaaaactagttggtggccctatggctaaaaaaacattctaagatgcacttatatgtaattaacccaaaaataaaagacagagTGAGAAGaggctgtcaaatttgacagaggagAGGGATATGTCTCATCCACGTGGAAAAGACATACGGGTTGGAGAAGGGTTTGAACTGTTAAAAATAAACGTTGGGCTTCCACATGACAATTGACCTCTCCGTTGGAGATGGTAGGTGACTCGTACAGGAATCAAGAAATGCGTGATCACTATTTAAAGAGCCTTGAATCACATAATTCACCATCACACCCTTTGCCTTCTCTTCTGTCTCTTTCTCTTGTTCATCCGCCGccatcttttccttttctctatttttattatACTATGCTTTGTATGGTGTTTTCTAAAACTATGTgtagctaatttttttttttttttgttacgaGCAAAGTTTGAATCCCCAATTATGTGATAAACTCTTTGTTATGCAATCTTAGTTTCGCGAACTTTGCTTATGAGATtgattgtttgatttcgttaaatagatatcttttatatgtttatattCTTATATGTGTACTTAGGGATATAAGCATGTTATTGGAGCCAAGACTTAAAACAATTCACTTAATAGTTTTGTGGTCAATGTTCTTAAGTAACGACAACTTTTGGATGAAAGTTAAATCAAACAATTAGaattgcatgctaggtaggcatTCCACACTAGGATGTTATTCTGTAATCGATCAAACTTCCATatgatcttaatgcttcaaatatgatGTTGATaagatagcgttctataccttgattgcatatttGATAGCTAGGCTTAGTTATCATGctttcacgtagactaagtaacaAAGAGAAGTAAAATATGGACATTGTTTGTGTAaacttgtttcttgattgatttctttctcATAACTTAGAAATTGGAATTAGGATGCATAACTTGTTTTGGTCATAATTGGCAGTGGATCTCTGAGCTTTTAACGTTTTTATCATCTTGATTTCCAAAACTTCAAACAAAAATCCCTTTCTTCAATTTGTGTCTTTTACAAACTCTAAACTCCccattttcttgtttgtgttttctttatttgttttatttttgtgttaACTTGCAATCCCCTCTAACTTTTGGCACGAACGATCTCGGCTTTCCTATACTATAATAGAACGATATTCTTGCAGAGTTAAGTTGAACGTCTATTTTAGGCGTATCAGCAACCTCATATTCCAAACGGCGTTATGTCTTGATTTACTCTGCAGTAGATATGCCTTTGGGATTTTGACTAGTCCCTCATAGTGTGAATGCGCAAGGGGAAGAGGACATCTACTGCAACATGCATGAAACTTGGCGTGATCCACATCTAGGACATGCAATCACTCTCCGGTGCAATCAAGATGCCATTTATCAACCAAAGATTTTCTTAACATTGATCATTTGAAGGCCAGCCATGCTATAGATGCTGAGGATGGCAAACTTAACCACTTGGTTGTGGCATGCCCCAACGATGAGTGTGGTGTGACAAGCAAAGTAAGGATTTTGAGAAGGGGACGAGACCCATCATTGCCGGTGGCATTTTGAATCCAATTCTGGACGTAGAAGTCATAGGACCTCTTGAGGTCAACTGCGAACAGAACGTGCCTAgttgtttatttaatttatactgCTATGAGAATGAAGACAACTTCTGCACTACACAGTTGGAAGTCCAAAACAATGATAGGAGCTAGAACCTAAGGTACGTATATATCATGCATGCATCTCTTCTCTATTTTTGTTTTAGCCAGAAAATATGTCATAACAGTTTTATAGGCCAACTgcctcaaaaacaaaacaaaaatagagaAGAGATGCATGCattatatatatgaactaatCAACATAGTAACCATTAATCATAGCTTAAGACACGTTTGGATCTATTCATAAGCGCTCATTCAACATTTCATCAAGCCAAAACAATCGAACTGGTTGTAAGCACTTAACACTCTCGTGTCTTCATTCGACAACAAGACAAAGTAGAATTCTAATCATCCCCCTCTAAATTGATCTTTCAATTTCGATGTAGCTGTCCTTAGTGAACTCGAAGGTGAACAAACATTCTTCCAACCCAGTTTAcattaaaattaaataaagataCAAGAAAACCACAAAGAGTATAACATTTCAAATTTTcggaaaaaaattataatactTCCAAAAAACTTCACAACTAAGATTCTTGGAATTCTAATAACAACCAAATCGAGGCTAGCAAGAAGACAGTTTGTAGTAAAGAGATTTACTTTTCAGAGAAGCTCAAAATCCAAATAACactttttccttcttcaactATGCACTGAATTTGTATAAATCACCACGACACAGTTTTTTGACCAAAATGAGACAAAATTCTCCATATCCAATCAAGTGATGCTGACTGAGGTTGCGTTAAAATTTTAGAACTTTTTAGAGTAATGGAGATCGGGTAAAACTACACCCAAAGTAACTGCAGTGCAACAAAATAGTAAAATTTCCAGAATTTCAAttctcactactacaaaaagttaatcacacaacggaacagaaatcatccgttgtgtgtttaagtaagctttattgcacaacggtacttgttatattctgttgtgtgaatgccaacaaagtgataacttttttatcagaactacattgcacaacggacttaagtaatgtctgtcgtctgagtcttaaaaaaattagcggcagatttccctccactttggagccttggttgcctcttgaaatctgaaatttgtgctacttgatacaacggtgctttatatttccgttgtgtgattgaaaactggatgccaaattttgaggaagcttgattgaatgtcttccacaaggtaaacctagtgcaagttgtagaaattagacaacagaagttatacttttctgttgtgtgaaagtGGGAACATataggcggcaacattttgagccaaattgctgtatgcggcagatttccctccatattttgacattttgatactcttacaacagtttgttaggtttctgttgtgtgagcaaCTTTAGAATTTGTTGGAAGTTTAATTGTGCCTCCCACCCAGCCCAAGCCACATCGTgtcgaaagaaaaatgaaacaaattctcTCGAGCTCTCTCAGTTGTGAAACCCCCGTCTCTCCACCCCCCCTCCCCACGACTCTCCCAATCGTGAAACCCCCCACCCCCCCTCGCCCCACGAAAcccctctctctcagtctctcgatCTCTCTTGTCTCAATTTcatgctctcttcttcttcaatctcatCACCCCCTTTCAAACTCTAACCCTAAAATCTTCCTCCCCCAGCAATGGCCTCTTCCCCCGACCACAACCACACCCTGAACGGCGATTCCAACACCCACGCCTCCAAAAAGCCCAAACTCTCCTTCATCACCCCCTTCGAAATCGCCGCCGAATTCTCCCACCACGACCCCACCGTCGCCCGAATCAACAACGGCAGCTTCGGGTCCTGCCCCGACTCCGTCCTCCAGGCCCAGCGCCGCTGGCAGCTCAAGTACCTCTCCCAGCCCGATCACTTCTACTTCAACCACCTCCAAGCCGGCATCATCCACTCCCGCACCCTCATCAAGGACCTCATCAACGCCGACCACGTCGACGAGGTCTCCATCGTCGACAACGCCACCACCGCCGCCGCCATCGTCCTCCAGCAGGCCGCCTGGGGCTTCTCCGAGAGCAAGTTCGAGCAGGGCGACGCCGTCGTCATGCTCCACTACGCCTACGGCGCCGTCAAGAAGTCGATTGAGGCCTACGTCACTCACGCCGGCGGGCACGTCATTGAGGTGCCCTTGCCGTTTCCTTTGAATTCCAACGATGA is a window from the Rosa chinensis cultivar Old Blush chromosome 2, RchiOBHm-V2, whole genome shotgun sequence genome containing:
- the LOC112190211 gene encoding probable mannitol dehydrogenase — its product is MDGIIDTVSAQHPLLPLIGLLKSHGKLVMVGAPEKPLELPVFPLLMGRKMVAGSLIGGMKETQEMIDFAAKHNITTEIEVIPIDYLNNAMERLAKAEVRYRFVIDIGNTLKASP
- the LOC112183591 gene encoding probable mannitol dehydrogenase, with amino-acid sequence MVMSHEQEHPKKAFGWAARDSSGVLSPFRFSRRETGEKDVTFKVLYCGICHSDLHNVKNEWGSSTYPLVPGGHEIVGEVTEVGSNVKKFKVGDKVGVGCLVGAYQSCDSCTDHLENYCPKQILTYGAKYYDGTTTYGGYSDIMVADEHFIVRIPNNLPLDSAAPLLCAGITTYSPLRYYGLDKPGMHVGVVGLGGLGHVAVKFAKAMGVKVTVISTSPKKEEEAIKHLGADSFLVSRDQDQM